From Rhinolophus sinicus isolate RSC01 linkage group LG15, ASM3656204v1, whole genome shotgun sequence, the proteins below share one genomic window:
- the TSPOAP1 gene encoding peripheral-type benzodiazepine receptor-associated protein 1 isoform X6 gives MEQLTPLPQRGNPRTMEPWALSAWPSWTPGQGGESGGSAPSIADTPAVLQVGEVGPLESSEPEGAQSPRPVGDIHPEGTETGLPSPGKQAASSGPSCPELEDEEVEAFSKGKLNMGFGDRPNLELLRALGELQQRCAILKEENQMLRKSSFPETEEKVRRLKRKNAELAVIAKRLEERAQKLQETNLKVVSATVPRPGTRLELCQKALARQRARDLSETASALLAKDKQIAALQRECRELQARLTLAGKEGPQWLHVRDFDRLLRESQREVLRLQRQIALRNQQDPPPPPGPSGPTARVRAGASAPGIPGEPPWAQPVQPLPAAAVARGRPLQRLPGRPGPAPATGGLQATPQEDVENPPVVLGEPEKQQRVQQLESELSKKRKKCESLEQEARKKQRRCEELELQLREAQNENARLVEENSRLNGRATEKEQVEWENAELRGQLLGLTQERDLALRKSQGLQSKLESLEQVLKHMREVAQRRQQLEVEHEQARLSLQEKQEEVRRLQQAQAEARREHEGAVQLLESTLDSMQVRVRELEEQCRSQTERFSLLAQELQAFRLHPGPLDLLTSALGCSILGDRPPPPCCCSIPQPCRGPGPKDLDLPPGSPGHCTSKSSEPAPAILAGVPRRMAKKAESLSNSSHSESVHNSPKSCPTPEVDTASEVEELEPDSVSLLPAVPEGSQGGARIQVFLARYSYNPFEGPNENPEAELPLTAGEYIYIYGNMDEDGFFEGELMDGRRGLVPSNFVERVSDDDLLTSLHSEMADLSHSSGPELSFLSGGGGGSSSGGQSSGGRSQPRSKEEAAGDELSLSPPPEGLGDPPAVPYPHHLAVLKQLAHSVVLAWEAPPEQVELRGYHICVNGELRQALGPGAPSKAVLENLDLRAGPLHVSVQALTSRGSSDLLRCCLAVGARAGVVPSQLRVHRLTATSADITWVPSNSNLAHAIYLNGEECPPALPSTYWATFCHLRPGTLYQARVEAQLPPGGPLEPGWERPEHRAATLQFTTLPAGPPDAPLDVQIEPGPSPGILVISWLPVTIDAAGTSNGVRVTGYAIYADGQKIMEVASPTAGSVLVDLSQLQLLQACSEVAVRTMSPHGESADSIPAPVAPALTAAFLPARVSCPSPRPGSEARPPLAPATPGPGDPSSPLQRPEPHRTREPPEDPRASPPREIPKGSQEEPPAPCSQEEAGAAVLGTSEDRQTSEPTVSERAPGPAASSLAQEEAEWTMGEASPAPCSTQGALAPKVPCAEACLGGDMGSGLRPRAEKDAAELGVRPVSSLVDHGRNSDLSDIQEEEEEEEEEEELGSRTCSFQKQVAGKSIRENGIKPQHQPEPFCETDSDEEILEQILELPLQQFCSKKLFSIPEEEEEEDEEDEEKPRAGSSSRDPSPPEPLLPGLDCDSTQPQGPGPCPLSPEPSSAGDHLEDTAGLVGGSSWRRGSGSTEKPLNRKRSPDPREHCSRLLSNGGTQASGRPGPTRERGGSTVGEGTRGGPEAGGRGGLAPSQRCPRGRTPESGLASCLSPKCLEISIEYDSEDEQEAGGGGINVTSSCYLGDGEAWGTAPIGRSKGAVKANSGPNPYPRLPAWEKGEPERRGRSATGRTKEPASRAPEIGEPRGQDSSGRRGPLQRGGRPPRPGTTELAPPRSSPEVLASQDLPVRVFVALFDYDPVSMSPNPDAGEEELPFREGQILKVFGDKDADGFYRGEGGGRTGYIPCNMVAEVAVDSPAGRQQLFQWGHLSSDVLLEGSGNGLFLYSTARTTGPPPKPRRSKKAESEGPARPCAGPPKPVSSASLRAPRSMVAAFDYNPRESSPNMDVEAELPFRAGDVITVFGGMDDDGFYYGELNGQRGLVPSNFLEGPGPEVGSSDREPGTPQAESQRMRRRRVQC, from the exons ATGGAGCAACTGACACCCCTCCCACAGCGGGGGAACCCCAGAACCATGGAGCCATGGGCACTATCTGCCTGGCCGAGCTGGACTCCAGGCCAGGGGGGCGAATCTGGAGGCTCAGCCCCAAGCATTGCCGATACTCCGGCAGTTCTGCAGGTAGGAGAAGTAGGGCCTTTGGAGAGCTCTGAGCCCGAGGGAGCCCAGAGCCCCAGGCCTGTGGGGGACATTCACCCTGAAGGAACAGAAACTGGGCTGCCCAGCCCAGGGAAGCAAGCAGCGAGCTCAGGACCCAGCTGCCCAGAGCTGGAGGACGAGGAGGTGGAGGCTTTCAGTAAG GGCAAGCTGAACATGGGCTTTGGGGACAGGCCCAATCTGGAGCTGCTGAGGGCCTTGGGGGAGCTGCAGCAGCGCTGTGCCATCCTTAAGGAGGAAAACCAGATGCTG AGGAAGAGCAGCTTCCCAGAGACGGAGGAGAAGGTGCGGAGGCTGAAGCGGAAGAATGCCGAGCTGGCGGTCATTGCCAAGCGCCTGGAGGAGAGGGCCCAGAAGCTGCAGGAGACTAACCTGAAGGTG GTGAGTGCCACCGTGCCTCGTCCAGGGACCAGACTGGAGTTGTGCCAGAAGGCCCTGGCCCGCCAGCGAGCCCGGGACCTCAGTGAGACAGCCAGCGCCCTGTTGGCCAAGGACAAGCAGATTGCTGCCTTGCAGCGGGAGTGCAGGGAGTTGCAGGCCAGGCTCACCCTGGCGGGCAAG GAGGGTCCCCAGTGGCTCCACGTGCGGGACTTCGACCGGCTGCTGCGCGAGTCCCAGCGGGAGGTACTGCGGCTGCAGCGGCAGATTGCCCTGCGCAACCAGCAGGATCCGCCCCCGCCACCCGGGCCCTCAGGCCCCACTGCCCGGGTCAGAGCAGGGGCATCCGCCCCCGGGATCCCCGGAGAG CCGCCCTGGGCCCAGCCCGTGCAGCCGCTTCCCGCAGCCGCCGTAGCGCGGGGACGCCCCCTTCAGCGCCTGCCTGGTCGGCCAGGCCCGGCCCCCGCTACCGGGGGGCTTCAG GCCACGCCCCAGGAGGATGTGGAAAACCCACCTGTGGTCCTAGGGGAGCCAGAGAAACAACAGAGGGTGCAGCAGCTG GAATCAGAGCTTAGTAAGAAGCGGAAGAAATGTGAGAGCCTGGAACAGGAAGCCCGAAAAAAGCAGAGGCGATGTGAGGAGTTG GAACTGCAGCTGAGAGAAGCCCAGAATGAGAATGCCCGCCTGGTGGAGGAGAACTCTCGGCTCAATGGGAGAGCCACAGAGAAGGAGCAG GTGGAGTGGGAGAATGCAGAGCTGAGAGGCCAGCTCCTGGGTTTGACGCAGGAGAGGGACTTGGCCCTTCGCAAGAGCCAGGGCCTGCAGAGCAAACTGGAGAGCCTGGAGCAGGTGTTGAAG CACATGCGGGAGGTGGCCCAGCGGCGGCAGCAGCTGGAGGTGGAGCATGAGCAGGCTCGGCTCAGCCTgcaggagaagcaggaggaggtCCGGAGGCTgcagcag GCCCAGGCAGAAGCCAGGAGGGAACATGAAGGGGCCGTACAGCTGCTGGAG TCTACCCTGGATTCCATGCAG GTCCGGGTTCGAGAGCTTGAGGAGCAGTGCCGCAGCCAGACAGAGCGCTTCAGCCTCTTGGCGCAGGAACTCCAGGCCTTCCGCCTACACCCTGGCCCCTTGGATCTGCTCACCTCAGCCCTGGGCTGCAGTATCCTTGGGGACCGCCCACCACCTCCCTGCTGCTGCTCTATCCCCCAGCCCTGCCGGGGGCCTGGCCCCAAAG ACCTTGACCTCCCGCCAGGCTCCCCAGGGCACTGCACCTCAAAGTCTTCTGAGCCTGCCCCTGCCATCCTTGCTGGGGTCCCTCGAAGGATGGCCAAGAAGGCAGAGTCTCTCTCCAACTCCTCTCACTCCGAGTCTGTCCACAACAGCCCCAAGTCATGCCCTACGCCTGAG GTGGACACAGCCAGTGAGGTGGAGGAACTGGAGCCAGACAGCGTCTCCCTGCTCCCAGCAGTGCCGGAGGGCAGCCAGGGAGGAGCCAGGATCCAGGTCTTCCTAGCACGCTATAG CTACAATCCCTTCGAGGGCCCCAATGAGAATCCAGAGGCAGAGCTTCCACTTACTGCTGGCGAGTATATCTACATCTATGGCAACATGGATGAGGACGGCTTTTTTGAAG GGGAGCTTATGGATGGCCGAAGGGGCCTGGTCCCTTCCAATTTTGTAGAGCGTGTGTCCGACGACGACCTCCTGACCTCCCTCCATTCGGAGATGGCTGATTTGTCCCACAGTTCAGGCCCTGAACTCAGTTTCCTGAgcggaggtgggggtggcagcAGTAGTGGGGGCCAGAGCAGTGGGGGACGCAGCCAGCCCAGATCGAAGGAAGAGGCTGCAGGGGATGAGCTCAGTCTGAGCCCCCCACCTGAGGGCCTGGGCGACCCCCCTGCTGTGCCTTACCCCCACCATCTGGCCGTCCTCAAGCAGCTGGCCCACAGCGTGGTGCTGGCTTGGGAGGCACCTCCTGAGCAAGTGGAGCTACGTGGCTACCATATCTGCGTGAATGGGGAGCTGCGTCAGGCCCTGGGACCTGGGGCACCCTCCAAGGCTGTGCTTGAGAACCTGGACCTGCGGGCCGGGCCCCTCCATGTTTCTGTGCAGGCCCTGACCAGCCGGGGCAGCTCTGACCTTCTGCGCTGTTGCTTGGCAGTGGGTGCCCGGGCCGGAGTGGTACCTAGCCAGCTGCGGGTCCATCGACTGACAGCCACATCTGCTGACATCACCTGGGTGCCCAGCAATAGCAACTTGGCCCATGCCATCTACCTCAATGGGGAAGAGtgtccccctgccctccccagcacCTACTGGGCCACTTTCTGCCACCTGCGGCCGGGTACACTCTATCAGGCACGAGTGGAGGCTCAGCTCCCACCTGGAGGGCCCTTGGAACCAGGCTGGGAGAGGCCAGAGCATCGGGCTGCCACCCTGCAGTTCACCACACTCCCAGCAG GCCCGCCTGATGCCCCCCTGGATGTGCAGATTGAGCCGGGGCCCTCCCCTGGAATCTTGGTCATCAGCTGGCTCCCAGTAACAATTGATGCTGCCGGCACGTCCAACGGCGTCAGGGTCACAGGCTATGCCATTTATGCAGATGGGCAGAAG ATCATGGAGGTGGCCTCCCCCACAGCAGGCAGCGTGCTGGTGGACTTGTCACAGCTGCAGCTGCTGCAGGCGTGCAGCGAGGTGGCCGTGCGCACCATGTCACCCCATGGCGAGTCCGCCGACTCCATTCCGGCTCCTGTCGCCCCAGCCCTGACTGCAGCCTTCCTGCCAGCCAGGGTCTCCTGCCCCTCACCACGACCAGGCTCAGAGGCCAGACCACCCCTTGCTCCAGCCACCCCAGGGCCTGGAGACCCCAGCTCCCCTCTCCAGCGCCCTGAGCCCCATAGAACTCGAGAGCCCCCCGAGGACCCCCGAGCAAGCCCACCCAGAGAGATACCAAAAGGATCCCAAGAGGAGCCCCCAGCACCTTGCTCCCAG gaggaagctggggcaGCTGTGCTGGGCACCTCAGAAGATAGGCAGACCAGCGAGCCAACCGTGAGTGAGAGAGCTCCTGGCCCTGCAGCTTCCTCACTGGCCCAGGAGGAGGCCGAGTGGACCATGGGAGAGGCCAGCCCGGCACCCTGCTCCACCCAGGGAGCTCTGGCCCCGAAGGTGCCCTGTGCTGAGGCCTGCCTTGGAGGAGACATGGGGTCTGGGCTGAGGCCCAGGGCTGAG AAGGACGCGGCAGAGCTCGGGGTCCGTCCAGTGAGCTCCCTTGTGGACCATGGCCGCAACTCAGATCTGTCAGACatccaggaggaggaagaagaggaggaagaagaagaggagctGGGTTCCAGGACTTGCTCTTTCCAGAAGCAGGTTGCTGGCAAGAGCATCAGGGAGAATGGGATCAAG ccccaacACCAGCCCGAGCCCTTCTGTGAGACTGACAGCGACGAGGAGATTTTGGAGCAGATCTtggagctgcccctccagcagttCTGCAGCAAGAAGCTCTTTAGCATCcccgaggaggaggaagaggaggacgaggaggacgaggagaaGCCAAGGGCAGGATCTTCTTCCCGAGACCCCAGCCCGCCGGAGCCTTTGTTGCCCGGGCTGGACTGTGATAGCACTCAACCCCAAGGACCTGGCCCATGTCCCTTGTCTCCTGAGCCCTCCAGTGCCGGAGACCACCTGGAGGACACAGCCGGACTAGTTGGTGGAAGCAGCTGGAGGAGAGGAAGTGGCTCTACCGAGAAACCCCTAAACCGCAAGCGGTCCCCAGATCCCCGTGAACACTGTAGCCGCCTTCTCAGTAACGGCGGGACCCAGGCCTCTGGACGACCAGGCCCCACACGGGAGAGGGGCGGCTCCACTGTGGGCGAGGGCACCAGGGGTGGACCAGAGGCTGGTGGGAGAGGGGGCCTGGCCCCCTCCCAGAGGTGCCCACGTGGCCGGACCCCAGAATCTGGCCTGGCCAGCTGCCTCTCCCCCAAGTGCTTGGAAATCAGCATCGAATATGATTCTGAGGATGAGCAGGAGGCGGGCGGCGGGGGCATCAACGTCACTAGCTCCTGCTACCTCGGAGATGGGGAGGCCTGGGGCACAGCACCCATAGGAAGGTCCAAGGGGGCTGTGAAGGCGAATTCAGGCCCCAACCCCTACCCACGCCTTCCGGCCTGGGAGAAAGGGGAGCCAGAACGGAGAGGCCGCAGTGCGACTGGCAGAACCAAGGAGCCAGCCTCCCGG GCACCAGAGATTGGGGAGCCCAGAGGGCAGGACAGCTCTGGGAGGAGGGGCCCCCTGCAGAGAGGGGGCCGGCCCCCCAGGCCAGGCACCACTGAGTTGG CCCCTCCGAGGAGCTCCCCAGAGGTGCTGGCTTCCCAGGACCTACCTGTCAGGGTGTTTGTGGCTCTGTTTGACTATGATCCTGTGTCGATGTCGCCTAACCCTGATGCCGGGGAAGAGGAGCTCCCCTTCCGGGAGGGCCAGATCCTGAAG GTGTTTGGGGACAAGGATGCCGATGGCTTCTACCGGGGTGAAGGTGGGGGCCGGACGGGCTACATCCCCTGCAACATGGTGGCGGAGGTGGCGGTGGACAGTCCGGCAGGGAGGCAGCAGCTGTTCCAGTGGGGTCATTTGTCCTCAGATGTTCTCCTTGAGGGCTCAG GGAATGGTCTCTTTCTGTACTCCACAGCCCGCACAACTGGGCCTCCCCCCAAGCCCCGCCGGTCCAAGAAAG CTGAGTCAGAAGGTCCTGCCCGGCCTTGTGCAG GCCCCCCCAAGCCAGTCTCCTCTGCCAGCCTGAGAGCTCCCCGCTCCATGGTGGCTGCATTTGACTACAACCCTCGGGAGAGCTCCCCCAACATGGATGTGGAG GCAGAGCTGCCCTTCCGAGCAGGGGACGTCATTACTGTGTTCGGGGGCATGGATGATGATGGCTTCTACTAT GGGGAACTGAATGGACAAAGGGGCCTGGTTCCATCCAACTTCCTGGAGGGCCCTGGGCCTGAGGTGGGCAGCTCAGACAGGGAGCCTGGGACACCCCAGGCCGAGAGTCAG AGAATGAGGAGGAGAAGAGTCCAGTGCTAG
- the TSPOAP1 gene encoding peripheral-type benzodiazepine receptor-associated protein 1 isoform X9: MGFGDRPNLELLRALGELQQRCAILKEENQMLRKSSFPETEEKVRRLKRKNAELAVIAKRLEERAQKLQETNLKVVSATVPRPGTRLELCQKALARQRARDLSETASALLAKDKQIAALQRECRELQARLTLAGKEGPQWLHVRDFDRLLRESQREVLRLQRQIALRNQQDPPPPPGPSGPTARVRAGASAPGIPGEPPWAQPVQPLPAAAVARGRPLQRLPGRPGPAPATGGLQATPQEDVENPPVVLGEPEKQQRVQQLESELSKKRKKCESLEQEARKKQRRCEELELQLREAQNENARLVEENSRLNGRATEKEQVEWENAELRGQLLGLTQERDLALRKSQGLQSKLESLEQVLKHMREVAQRRQQLEVEHEQARLSLQEKQEEVRRLQQAQAEARREHEGAVQLLESTLDSMQVRVRELEEQCRSQTERFSLLAQELQAFRLHPGPLDLLTSALGCSILGDRPPPPCCCSIPQPCRGPGPKDLDLPPGSPGHCTSKSSEPAPAILAGVPRRMAKKAESLSNSSHSESVHNSPKSCPTPEVDTASEVEELEPDSVSLLPAVPEGSQGGARIQVFLARYSYNPFEGPNENPEAELPLTAGEYIYIYGNMDEDGFFEGELMDGRRGLVPSNFVERVSDDDLLTSLHSEMADLSHSSGPELSFLSGGGGGSSSGGQSSGGRSQPRSKEEAAGDELSLSPPPEGLGDPPAVPYPHHLAVLKQLAHSVVLAWEAPPEQVELRGYHICVNGELRQALGPGAPSKAVLENLDLRAGPLHVSVQALTSRGSSDLLRCCLAVGARAGVVPSQLRVHRLTATSADITWVPSNSNLAHAIYLNGEECPPALPSTYWATFCHLRPGTLYQARVEAQLPPGGPLEPGWERPEHRAATLQFTTLPAGPPDAPLDVQIEPGPSPGILVISWLPVTIDAAGTSNGVRVTGYAIYADGQKIMEVASPTAGSVLVDLSQLQLLQACSEVAVRTMSPHGESADSIPAPVAPALTAAFLPARVSCPSPRPGSEARPPLAPATPGPGDPSSPLQRPEPHRTREPPEDPRASPPREIPKGSQEEPPAPCSQEEAGAAVLGTSEDRQTSEPTVSERAPGPAASSLAQEEAEWTMGEASPAPCSTQGALAPKVPCAEACLGGDMGSGLRPRAEKDAAELGVRPVSSLVDHGRNSDLSDIQEEEEEEEEEEELGSRTCSFQKQVAGKSIRENGIKPQHQPEPFCETDSDEEILEQILELPLQQFCSKKLFSIPEEEEEEDEEDEEKPRAGSSSRDPSPPEPLLPGLDCDSTQPQGPGPCPLSPEPSSAGDHLEDTAGLVGGSSWRRGSGSTEKPLNRKRSPDPREHCSRLLSNGGTQASGRPGPTRERGGSTVGEGTRGGPEAGGRGGLAPSQRCPRGRTPESGLASCLSPKCLEISIEYDSEDEQEAGGGGINVTSSCYLGDGEAWGTAPIGRSKGAVKANSGPNPYPRLPAWEKGEPERRGRSATGRTKEPASRAPEIGEPRGQDSSGRRGPLQRGGRPPRPGTTELAPPRSSPEVLASQDLPVRVFVALFDYDPVSMSPNPDAGEEELPFREGQILKVFGDKDADGFYRGEGGGRTGYIPCNMVAEVAVDSPAGRQQLFQWGHLSSDVLLEGSGNGLFLYSTARTTGPPPKPRRSKKAESEGPARPCAGPPKPVSSASLRAPRSMVAAFDYNPRESSPNMDVEAELPFRAGDVITVFGGMDDDGFYYGELNGQRGLVPSNFLEGPGPEVGSSDREPGTPQAESQDWASSIHGPPVLPGWPCAPGPGSFHRMQLGGPQGTGEKVRGLFSKGKQLLRKLGSGKKE, from the exons ATGGGCTTTGGGGACAGGCCCAATCTGGAGCTGCTGAGGGCCTTGGGGGAGCTGCAGCAGCGCTGTGCCATCCTTAAGGAGGAAAACCAGATGCTG AGGAAGAGCAGCTTCCCAGAGACGGAGGAGAAGGTGCGGAGGCTGAAGCGGAAGAATGCCGAGCTGGCGGTCATTGCCAAGCGCCTGGAGGAGAGGGCCCAGAAGCTGCAGGAGACTAACCTGAAGGTG GTGAGTGCCACCGTGCCTCGTCCAGGGACCAGACTGGAGTTGTGCCAGAAGGCCCTGGCCCGCCAGCGAGCCCGGGACCTCAGTGAGACAGCCAGCGCCCTGTTGGCCAAGGACAAGCAGATTGCTGCCTTGCAGCGGGAGTGCAGGGAGTTGCAGGCCAGGCTCACCCTGGCGGGCAAG GAGGGTCCCCAGTGGCTCCACGTGCGGGACTTCGACCGGCTGCTGCGCGAGTCCCAGCGGGAGGTACTGCGGCTGCAGCGGCAGATTGCCCTGCGCAACCAGCAGGATCCGCCCCCGCCACCCGGGCCCTCAGGCCCCACTGCCCGGGTCAGAGCAGGGGCATCCGCCCCCGGGATCCCCGGAGAG CCGCCCTGGGCCCAGCCCGTGCAGCCGCTTCCCGCAGCCGCCGTAGCGCGGGGACGCCCCCTTCAGCGCCTGCCTGGTCGGCCAGGCCCGGCCCCCGCTACCGGGGGGCTTCAG GCCACGCCCCAGGAGGATGTGGAAAACCCACCTGTGGTCCTAGGGGAGCCAGAGAAACAACAGAGGGTGCAGCAGCTG GAATCAGAGCTTAGTAAGAAGCGGAAGAAATGTGAGAGCCTGGAACAGGAAGCCCGAAAAAAGCAGAGGCGATGTGAGGAGTTG GAACTGCAGCTGAGAGAAGCCCAGAATGAGAATGCCCGCCTGGTGGAGGAGAACTCTCGGCTCAATGGGAGAGCCACAGAGAAGGAGCAG GTGGAGTGGGAGAATGCAGAGCTGAGAGGCCAGCTCCTGGGTTTGACGCAGGAGAGGGACTTGGCCCTTCGCAAGAGCCAGGGCCTGCAGAGCAAACTGGAGAGCCTGGAGCAGGTGTTGAAG CACATGCGGGAGGTGGCCCAGCGGCGGCAGCAGCTGGAGGTGGAGCATGAGCAGGCTCGGCTCAGCCTgcaggagaagcaggaggaggtCCGGAGGCTgcagcag GCCCAGGCAGAAGCCAGGAGGGAACATGAAGGGGCCGTACAGCTGCTGGAG TCTACCCTGGATTCCATGCAG GTCCGGGTTCGAGAGCTTGAGGAGCAGTGCCGCAGCCAGACAGAGCGCTTCAGCCTCTTGGCGCAGGAACTCCAGGCCTTCCGCCTACACCCTGGCCCCTTGGATCTGCTCACCTCAGCCCTGGGCTGCAGTATCCTTGGGGACCGCCCACCACCTCCCTGCTGCTGCTCTATCCCCCAGCCCTGCCGGGGGCCTGGCCCCAAAG ACCTTGACCTCCCGCCAGGCTCCCCAGGGCACTGCACCTCAAAGTCTTCTGAGCCTGCCCCTGCCATCCTTGCTGGGGTCCCTCGAAGGATGGCCAAGAAGGCAGAGTCTCTCTCCAACTCCTCTCACTCCGAGTCTGTCCACAACAGCCCCAAGTCATGCCCTACGCCTGAG GTGGACACAGCCAGTGAGGTGGAGGAACTGGAGCCAGACAGCGTCTCCCTGCTCCCAGCAGTGCCGGAGGGCAGCCAGGGAGGAGCCAGGATCCAGGTCTTCCTAGCACGCTATAG CTACAATCCCTTCGAGGGCCCCAATGAGAATCCAGAGGCAGAGCTTCCACTTACTGCTGGCGAGTATATCTACATCTATGGCAACATGGATGAGGACGGCTTTTTTGAAG GGGAGCTTATGGATGGCCGAAGGGGCCTGGTCCCTTCCAATTTTGTAGAGCGTGTGTCCGACGACGACCTCCTGACCTCCCTCCATTCGGAGATGGCTGATTTGTCCCACAGTTCAGGCCCTGAACTCAGTTTCCTGAgcggaggtgggggtggcagcAGTAGTGGGGGCCAGAGCAGTGGGGGACGCAGCCAGCCCAGATCGAAGGAAGAGGCTGCAGGGGATGAGCTCAGTCTGAGCCCCCCACCTGAGGGCCTGGGCGACCCCCCTGCTGTGCCTTACCCCCACCATCTGGCCGTCCTCAAGCAGCTGGCCCACAGCGTGGTGCTGGCTTGGGAGGCACCTCCTGAGCAAGTGGAGCTACGTGGCTACCATATCTGCGTGAATGGGGAGCTGCGTCAGGCCCTGGGACCTGGGGCACCCTCCAAGGCTGTGCTTGAGAACCTGGACCTGCGGGCCGGGCCCCTCCATGTTTCTGTGCAGGCCCTGACCAGCCGGGGCAGCTCTGACCTTCTGCGCTGTTGCTTGGCAGTGGGTGCCCGGGCCGGAGTGGTACCTAGCCAGCTGCGGGTCCATCGACTGACAGCCACATCTGCTGACATCACCTGGGTGCCCAGCAATAGCAACTTGGCCCATGCCATCTACCTCAATGGGGAAGAGtgtccccctgccctccccagcacCTACTGGGCCACTTTCTGCCACCTGCGGCCGGGTACACTCTATCAGGCACGAGTGGAGGCTCAGCTCCCACCTGGAGGGCCCTTGGAACCAGGCTGGGAGAGGCCAGAGCATCGGGCTGCCACCCTGCAGTTCACCACACTCCCAGCAG GCCCGCCTGATGCCCCCCTGGATGTGCAGATTGAGCCGGGGCCCTCCCCTGGAATCTTGGTCATCAGCTGGCTCCCAGTAACAATTGATGCTGCCGGCACGTCCAACGGCGTCAGGGTCACAGGCTATGCCATTTATGCAGATGGGCAGAAG ATCATGGAGGTGGCCTCCCCCACAGCAGGCAGCGTGCTGGTGGACTTGTCACAGCTGCAGCTGCTGCAGGCGTGCAGCGAGGTGGCCGTGCGCACCATGTCACCCCATGGCGAGTCCGCCGACTCCATTCCGGCTCCTGTCGCCCCAGCCCTGACTGCAGCCTTCCTGCCAGCCAGGGTCTCCTGCCCCTCACCACGACCAGGCTCAGAGGCCAGACCACCCCTTGCTCCAGCCACCCCAGGGCCTGGAGACCCCAGCTCCCCTCTCCAGCGCCCTGAGCCCCATAGAACTCGAGAGCCCCCCGAGGACCCCCGAGCAAGCCCACCCAGAGAGATACCAAAAGGATCCCAAGAGGAGCCCCCAGCACCTTGCTCCCAG gaggaagctggggcaGCTGTGCTGGGCACCTCAGAAGATAGGCAGACCAGCGAGCCAACCGTGAGTGAGAGAGCTCCTGGCCCTGCAGCTTCCTCACTGGCCCAGGAGGAGGCCGAGTGGACCATGGGAGAGGCCAGCCCGGCACCCTGCTCCACCCAGGGAGCTCTGGCCCCGAAGGTGCCCTGTGCTGAGGCCTGCCTTGGAGGAGACATGGGGTCTGGGCTGAGGCCCAGGGCTGAG AAGGACGCGGCAGAGCTCGGGGTCCGTCCAGTGAGCTCCCTTGTGGACCATGGCCGCAACTCAGATCTGTCAGACatccaggaggaggaagaagaggaggaagaagaagaggagctGGGTTCCAGGACTTGCTCTTTCCAGAAGCAGGTTGCTGGCAAGAGCATCAGGGAGAATGGGATCAAG ccccaacACCAGCCCGAGCCCTTCTGTGAGACTGACAGCGACGAGGAGATTTTGGAGCAGATCTtggagctgcccctccagcagttCTGCAGCAAGAAGCTCTTTAGCATCcccgaggaggaggaagaggaggacgaggaggacgaggagaaGCCAAGGGCAGGATCTTCTTCCCGAGACCCCAGCCCGCCGGAGCCTTTGTTGCCCGGGCTGGACTGTGATAGCACTCAACCCCAAGGACCTGGCCCATGTCCCTTGTCTCCTGAGCCCTCCAGTGCCGGAGACCACCTGGAGGACACAGCCGGACTAGTTGGTGGAAGCAGCTGGAGGAGAGGAAGTGGCTCTACCGAGAAACCCCTAAACCGCAAGCGGTCCCCAGATCCCCGTGAACACTGTAGCCGCCTTCTCAGTAACGGCGGGACCCAGGCCTCTGGACGACCAGGCCCCACACGGGAGAGGGGCGGCTCCACTGTGGGCGAGGGCACCAGGGGTGGACCAGAGGCTGGTGGGAGAGGGGGCCTGGCCCCCTCCCAGAGGTGCCCACGTGGCCGGACCCCAGAATCTGGCCTGGCCAGCTGCCTCTCCCCCAAGTGCTTGGAAATCAGCATCGAATATGATTCTGAGGATGAGCAGGAGGCGGGCGGCGGGGGCATCAACGTCACTAGCTCCTGCTACCTCGGAGATGGGGAGGCCTGGGGCACAGCACCCATAGGAAGGTCCAAGGGGGCTGTGAAGGCGAATTCAGGCCCCAACCCCTACCCACGCCTTCCGGCCTGGGAGAAAGGGGAGCCAGAACGGAGAGGCCGCAGTGCGACTGGCAGAACCAAGGAGCCAGCCTCCCGG GCACCAGAGATTGGGGAGCCCAGAGGGCAGGACAGCTCTGGGAGGAGGGGCCCCCTGCAGAGAGGGGGCCGGCCCCCCAGGCCAGGCACCACTGAGTTGG CCCCTCCGAGGAGCTCCCCAGAGGTGCTGGCTTCCCAGGACCTACCTGTCAGGGTGTTTGTGGCTCTGTTTGACTATGATCCTGTGTCGATGTCGCCTAACCCTGATGCCGGGGAAGAGGAGCTCCCCTTCCGGGAGGGCCAGATCCTGAAG GTGTTTGGGGACAAGGATGCCGATGGCTTCTACCGGGGTGAAGGTGGGGGCCGGACGGGCTACATCCCCTGCAACATGGTGGCGGAGGTGGCGGTGGACAGTCCGGCAGGGAGGCAGCAGCTGTTCCAGTGGGGTCATTTGTCCTCAGATGTTCTCCTTGAGGGCTCAG GGAATGGTCTCTTTCTGTACTCCACAGCCCGCACAACTGGGCCTCCCCCCAAGCCCCGCCGGTCCAAGAAAG CTGAGTCAGAAGGTCCTGCCCGGCCTTGTGCAG GCCCCCCCAAGCCAGTCTCCTCTGCCAGCCTGAGAGCTCCCCGCTCCATGGTGGCTGCATTTGACTACAACCCTCGGGAGAGCTCCCCCAACATGGATGTGGAG GCAGAGCTGCCCTTCCGAGCAGGGGACGTCATTACTGTGTTCGGGGGCATGGATGATGATGGCTTCTACTAT GGGGAACTGAATGGACAAAGGGGCCTGGTTCCATCCAACTTCCTGGAGGGCCCTGGGCCTGAGGTGGGCAGCTCAGACAGGGAGCCTGGGACACCCCAGGCCGAGAGTCAG GACTGGGCCAGCTCAATACATGGGCCCCCAGTGCTGCCAGGCTGGCCCTGTGCCCCTGGGCCTGGCAGCTTCCATAGGATGCAACTGGGGGGGCCACAGGGCACAGGTGAGAAGGTGCGAGGTCTCTTCTCCAAGGGGAAGCAGCTCCTCAGGAAACTGGGGTCTGGGAAGAAGGAGTGA